The following are encoded in a window of Aerococcus sanguinicola genomic DNA:
- the trmB gene encoding tRNA (guanosine(46)-N7)-methyltransferase TrmB produces MRVRHKPWAIDMIKDYPNIVIPEPDQAQGKWDQVFDQAQPLHVEVGTGKGQFLIGMAKAHPEINYVGIEMYSDVLVMALQKVLDEDQDLPNLRFIRSDGREISNFFEAHSLDRIYLNFSDPWPKRRHTKRRLTSPNFLAQYQEVLKPEGEIHFKTDNQGLFEYSLASMSQYGMAFRQVWLDLHASDFEGNIMTEYEEKFAAKGQPIYRLEAYYPQHES; encoded by the coding sequence ATGCGTGTAAGACATAAACCTTGGGCAATCGATATGATTAAAGATTACCCTAATATTGTGATTCCAGAACCGGACCAGGCTCAGGGCAAGTGGGACCAGGTCTTTGACCAGGCCCAGCCCCTCCATGTGGAAGTGGGGACGGGCAAGGGCCAATTCCTGATTGGTATGGCCAAGGCCCATCCAGAGATTAACTATGTAGGGATTGAGATGTACTCGGACGTCCTTGTCATGGCCCTGCAGAAGGTCTTGGATGAAGACCAAGACTTGCCTAACTTGCGCTTTATCCGGTCAGATGGCCGTGAGATTTCAAACTTTTTTGAAGCCCACAGCTTAGACCGCATCTATTTGAATTTCTCGGATCCATGGCCTAAGCGCCGCCACACCAAGCGCCGGTTGACCAGTCCTAATTTCTTAGCTCAATACCAGGAAGTTCTCAAGCCAGAAGGGGAGATCCACTTTAAGACCGATAACCAGGGACTTTTTGAATATTCCCTGGCCAGTATGTCCCAATATGGCATGGCCTTCCGCCAAGTTTGGTTAGATCTCCATGCCAGTGATTTTGAGGGCAATATCATGACGGAGTATGAAGAGAAGTTTGCGGCTAAGGGCCAGCCCATTTACCGTTTGGAGGCCTACTACCCTCAACATGAAAGTTAA